A section of the Saccopteryx leptura isolate mSacLep1 chromosome 6, mSacLep1_pri_phased_curated, whole genome shotgun sequence genome encodes:
- the TPPP2 gene encoding tubulin polymerization-promoting protein family member 2 isoform X2: protein MASEAENTFHLFAVFGESSSSGTEMNNKNFSKLCKDCGIMDGKTVTSTDVDIVFSKVKAKNARTITFEQFQEAMKELGQKRFKGKNPVEALENVYKLLEGKDPATTGVTKATTVGGVSRLTDTSKYTGTHKERFDQSGKGKGIAGREEMTDNSGYVSGYKGAGTYDKKNGN from the exons ATGGCATCAGAAGCAGAAAACACATTCCATCTGTTTGCCGTTTTCGGAGAATCATCAAGCAGTGGCACTGAAATGAACAACAAGAACTTCTCCAAGCTGTGCAAAGACTGTGGCATCATGGATGGCAAGACAGTCACATCCACTGATGTGGACATCGTGTTCAGCAAAGTCAA GGCCAAGAATGCCCGAACCATCACATTTGAACAGTTCCAGGAAGCAATGAAGGAACTGGGCCAGAAGCGATTCAAGGGGAAGAACCCAGTTGAAGCCCTGGAGAATGTTTATAAACTTCTGGAGGGCAAGGATCCAGCTACCACTGGTGTTACT AAAGCAACAACTGTAGGTGGGGTGAGTCGGCTGACGGACACCAGCAAGTACACTGGCACCCACAAGGAGCGCTTTGACCAGAGTGGCAAGGGCAAAGGCATTGCAGGACGGGAAGAGATGACCGACAACTCAGGCTATGTGAGTGGCTACAAAGGTGCTGGCACCTATGATAAGAAGAACGGCAACTAG
- the TPPP2 gene encoding tubulin polymerization-promoting protein family member 2 isoform X1, with protein sequence MARRLFRRVSCISLSVWLIMASEAENTFHLFAVFGESSSSGTEMNNKNFSKLCKDCGIMDGKTVTSTDVDIVFSKVKAKNARTITFEQFQEAMKELGQKRFKGKNPVEALENVYKLLEGKDPATTGVTKATTVGGVSRLTDTSKYTGTHKERFDQSGKGKGIAGREEMTDNSGYVSGYKGAGTYDKKNGN encoded by the exons TTGATCATGGCATCAGAAGCAGAAAACACATTCCATCTGTTTGCCGTTTTCGGAGAATCATCAAGCAGTGGCACTGAAATGAACAACAAGAACTTCTCCAAGCTGTGCAAAGACTGTGGCATCATGGATGGCAAGACAGTCACATCCACTGATGTGGACATCGTGTTCAGCAAAGTCAA GGCCAAGAATGCCCGAACCATCACATTTGAACAGTTCCAGGAAGCAATGAAGGAACTGGGCCAGAAGCGATTCAAGGGGAAGAACCCAGTTGAAGCCCTGGAGAATGTTTATAAACTTCTGGAGGGCAAGGATCCAGCTACCACTGGTGTTACT AAAGCAACAACTGTAGGTGGGGTGAGTCGGCTGACGGACACCAGCAAGTACACTGGCACCCACAAGGAGCGCTTTGACCAGAGTGGCAAGGGCAAAGGCATTGCAGGACGGGAAGAGATGACCGACAACTCAGGCTATGTGAGTGGCTACAAAGGTGCTGGCACCTATGATAAGAAGAACGGCAACTAG
- the RNASE13 gene encoding probable inactive ribonuclease-like protein 13, whose translation MAPAVAWLLFLQLVLGPTVVVDTMLQAAIKNFRNIHMDYPQVNYPAGFQGYCNGLVAYVRAKKNNWYCPKNHYVIHAPWEAILKACKTCENFCENYNEYCTLTQDSFPITTCSLVTKKLSTSCHYNGTLTNQRLYLLCSGKRDAKPIGIIDLY comes from the coding sequence ATGGCACCAGCTGTGGCCTGGCTCCTGTTCCTCCAGCTTGTTCTAGGGCCAACTGTGGTGGTGGACACCATGCTGCAGGCTGCCATCAAGAACTTCCGCAACATACACATGGACTATCCCCAGGTTAACTACCCAGCTGGTTTTCAGGGCTACTGCAACGGTCTGGTGGCCTATGTACGGGCCAAAAAGAATAACTGGTATTGCCCAAAGAACCATTATGTGATACATGCCCCCTGGGAAGCCATTCTGAAGGCCTGCAAGACCTGTGAGAACTTCTGTGAGAATTACAATGAATACTGTACACTCACCCAGGACTCCTTTCCCATCACAACCTGCTCTCTGGTCACCAAAAAGCTGTCCACCAGCTGCCACTACAATGGCACCTTAACCAACCAAAGGCTTTACTTGCTCTGTTCCGGAAAGCGTGATGCTAAACCAATAGGTATCATTGACCTCTACTAA